The Rhinoraja longicauda isolate Sanriku21f chromosome 19, sRhiLon1.1, whole genome shotgun sequence genome includes a window with the following:
- the LOC144602994 gene encoding uncharacterized protein LOC144602994: MAAADLMVLIFEVILSEIAADNSSHSFLNLYQICRLRIFFNCVSIDCSVWLTVTFTFDRFVTICNQNLRAKYCTEKTAALVIVVTCILSVIQNIPVYIFLVPLYSIDNVAWYCWISPDFYTTVIGAALSVFESIVTPVVPILLIILLNALTIKHIIHANRVRSGLRRDKKDESGADQEVENRRKSIILLLAISGNFVLLWMVTFVCYMSVNILDVNLLASDYNDPFTIAELSGYMLRALSACTNTFIYGVSQKKFREEFKYVIQSPFVFFSKSIKCL; this comes from the coding sequence ATGGCCGCAGCTGATctaatggttctgatcttcgaggtaattctctcTGAGATTGCAGCTGACAATTCTTCGCATTCATTCCTCAACCTATATCAGATTTGTAGGCTGCGTATTTTCTTTAATTGTGTTTCCATTGATTGCTCTGTCTGGCTAACGGTgactttcaccttcgatcgatttgtcaCTATTTGTAATCAGAATTTAcgagcaaaatattgcactgagaaaaccGCGGCTTTGGTGATAGTAGTGACGTGTATCTTAAGTGTTATTCAAAATATTCCAGTGTATATTTTCCTCGTACCTCTGTACTCAATTGACAACGTGGCTTGGTACTGTTGGATATCACCAGATTTCTACACCACAGTGATAGGGGCAGCACTTTCTGTGTTCGAATCCATTGTAACCCCAGTTGTACCAATTTTGCTGATTATTCTCCTCAACGCCCTGACAATCAAACACATTATACACGCCAATAGAGTGAGGAGCGGTCTCCGACGGGACAAAAAGGACGAGAGCGGCGcggatcaagaggtggagaaccgaaggaagtccatcattctattgctggccatatccggtaACTTTGTACTGCTTTGGATGGTTACCTTCGTGTGTTACATGAGTGTAAACATCTTAGACGTGAATCTTTTAGCGTCAGATTACAACGATCCATTTACCATTGCAGAACtgtccggatatatgctgagGGCACTGagtgcctgcaccaacacgttcATTTATGGGGTGTCCCAGAAAAAATTCAGAGAGGAATTTAAATATGTGATTCAAAGCCCATTCGTGTTCTTTTCTAAATCAATAAAATGTCTTTAA
- the LOC144602914 gene encoding zinc-binding protein A33-like — translation MAHSEGNGDELAVLVCPICVGLFVDPVLVQCDRNFCRSCIVSYRQAERGSLCCPECAQDTLDLGLQSNRVLRNVAEKVRRLVEEDEGERANVCGHHGERQSLVCETDGMLVCPVCRDSKLHKDHKFRQRSEFIATCKAKGAALLNSLNQKIEALKTAVEKQELEVSGTKEMGCDLICHVTQQFTDLHQFLNEGEQQLTRKLEVQVEINLAAMDRNLAGMRASLLSMERDVTNIETKLEQSDITALQEITCCRDRFPAEIPAAVSRNICLGTFKGPLQYKLWREMQNFIRPAPAALTLDPRTANPWLLLSEDLASVMVVEDNQVVPDDPARFDVCVSVLAAEGFVDGTHYWEVEVAGKSKWDVGVARESICRKGDIVPKPENGYLVLSLSNGNEYCALASPNPIPLPIMEQPNRIGVYLDYKGGQVSFYDAGNLSHLYTFAETFTERIFPFFCPCLNDTGDNSAPLSIRAFH, via the exons ATGGCCCACTCCGAAGGCAATGGGGACGAACTGGCCGTCCTCGTCTGTCCCATTTGCGTGGGGCTGTTTGTCGACCCAGTCCTTGTCCAGTGCGACCGTAACTTCTGCCGGAGTTGCATCGTCTCCTACCGGCAAGCCGAGCGGGGGTCGCTCTGTTGTCCGGAGTGTGCCCAGGACACGCTCGATCTGGGCCTGCAGTCCAACCGGGTTCTGAGGAATGTGGCCGAGAAGGTGCGGAGGCTGGTCGAGGAGGACGAGGGGGAGCGGGCAAATGTGTGCGGCCACCACGGGGAGAGGCAGAGCCTGGTGTGCGAGACGGACGGGATGTTGGTTTGCCCCGTGTGCCGCGACTCCAAGTTGCACAAAGATCACAAGTTCAGGCAGCGCAGCGAGTTCATTGCGACCTGTAAG GCCAAAGGTGCTGCTCTCCTGAACTCGCTGAATCAGAAGATAGAAGCTTTGAAAACAGCTGTGGAGAAGCAAGAACTCGAGGTTTCTGGAACAAAG GAAATGGGCTGCGACCTGATCTGCCACGTTACGCAGCAGTTCACCGATCTGCACCAGTTTCTCAATGAAGGCGAGCAGCAGCTGACGAGGAAGCTGGAGGTTCAGGTGGAAATCAACCTGGCGGCTATGGATAGAAACCTGGCCGGCATGCGAGCCTCCCTCCTCTCCATGGAGAGGGACGTCACCAACATCGAGACCAAGCTGGAGCAAAGTGATATCACCGCTCTCCAG GAGATCACCTGTTGCAGGGACCG GTTCCCTGCAGAAATTCCAGCTGCTGTATCAAGGAACATCTGCCTCGGAACATTCAAGGGACCTTTACAATACAAACTATGGAGGGAAATGCAGAATTTCATCCGGCCAG CTCCTGCTGCCCTGACACTGGATCCTCGAACGGCAAACCCTTGGCTCCTGCTGTCCGAGGACTTGGCCAGCGTGATGGTTGTGGAGGACAACCAAGTTGTCCCTGATGACCCGGCAAGGTTCGATGTGTGCGTCTCTGTCTTGGCCGCAGAAGGGTTTGTGGACGGGACACACtattgggaggtggaggtggcgggcaaGTCCAAATGGGATGTGGGAGTGGCCAGGGAGTCTATCTGCAGGAAGGGTGACATTGTCCCGAAGCCAGAGAATGGATACCTGGTCCTGTCTCTGAGCAATGGGAACGAGTACTGTGCTCTCGCCTCCCCAAACCCCATCCCACTGCCCATAATGGAGCAACCAAACAGGATTGGAGTCTACCTGGATTACAAGGGAGGTCAAGTGTCCTTTTATGATGCTGGTAACCTGTCCCACCTTTACACCTTCGCAGAGACTTTTACAGAGAGGATATTTCCTTTCTTTTGTCCCTGTTTGAATGACACTGGAGACAACAGTGCTCCACTCTCCATAAGAGCATTCCATTAA